One Lentimicrobiaceae bacterium genomic window carries:
- a CDS encoding IPExxxVDY family protein has product MAKRKLISTPASYPGLSIIAISSTLRDYRLAFYINQAAGLDLAKTDDLPVFMEREAKEYTYPLFACFESSLRTHYYLIGNNHTGGKMCPDYKHADYLLLLHSPEDNENATEMMANVKKIAGIQLAIQADLSKIRNLEGLMNDLELHLVKKG; this is encoded by the coding sequence ATGGCAAAGAGGAAACTCATTAGTACACCGGCTTCTTATCCTGGACTCAGCATTATCGCAATCAGCAGTACATTGCGCGATTACCGGCTCGCTTTTTATATAAATCAGGCGGCCGGGCTTGACCTGGCAAAAACAGACGATCTTCCGGTTTTTATGGAGCGCGAAGCCAAAGAATACACTTATCCCCTCTTTGCTTGTTTTGAATCAAGCCTTAGAACACACTATTACCTTATCGGAAATAATCATACCGGCGGTAAAATGTGCCCTGATTATAAACATGCAGATTATCTGTTGCTCCTCCACAGCCCCGAAGACAATGAAAATGCCACGGAAATGATGGCTAATGTCAAAAAAATTGCCGGAATTCAACTGGCCATTCAGGCCGATTTATCAAAAATAAGGAACCTTGAAGGACTAATGAATGATCTGGAACTTCATCTGGTAAAAAAAGGATAA